The genomic region ATGACAGTGACGATTTGCGGTCCACGATTGGACCCACAGTATCGGCCGAACAAGTGAGACTCTCACCAACCCAATCGGTTGGAACGTCACAGAATACGACGCCAGCACGGACCGAAGCATCGAATGCGACGTCTACACCAACACCTACGGCGACCCCAACACCGACACCCACACATACCGCGACGCCAACACCTACGCCCACACATACTGCGACGCCAACACCTACGCCCACACATACTGCGACGCCAACACCTACACCCGCACATACCCCAACGCCAACACCCACACACACGGCGTCGCCGACACGAAGTACGCCATCTGCTCCCACACAGACAGCAACACCTACGTCCACGCGTACGGTGCAGGAGACCGAGGAGAGCACCAGAACACACATCGACGCACCGTCAGGAATTGCAATCGCGAACCTCTCAGCGCCGGACCGGGTACGCCCGGGAGAAACGTACACGGTGACAGCGATGGTGCGAAACCCCACCGAGGAGGTCCGCTCGGAGCGGATTGAATACCGGTTCAACGAAGCGACAGTGAACAACCGAACAGTCGTATTAGATGCCGGCGAGTCGCAGGAACTCCGTTTCAAGCAGACCGCTGACGGACGGATGACTGGTACAGAATCGATCGATACGGGGACGTACGTGCACGGCGTCCGCAATGAGTCCGGAGAAGGTGTGCCACGGTATGTGCGCATAACGCCGGATATCGATCTGACAATTAACGGGTTCCAAGATCCCGTAACGGCACCGAACGACCGGCAGTTTATCGTACTGGCGACCGTCTCGAACCCCGGTGAAACGACGGTCACACGGGAGGTAACCTACCGCTTCGCAGGGAAACCTATCGCCGAAAAGACTGTCACAGTAGGTGGCGGCGAGCGACAGCAGGTTGCGTTTGCTGTCACCGCGGACCGGATCGAGGCAGCGACTACAGGCGTCCAGCGAGGCCGGACCTACGACCATAGTATTAGTACCGCCGGTGGAGCCAGCATCGGTGACGCCGTCCAGCTGCAAAGTGGATCTGGCGCGAGTGCGGACTCGCTCGCGGCTCAGGAGCCGACGTTTCCAACAGACGTCCGCGAAGGCGAGCGTCACATAGTCGCAGTAACTGTCAGAAATGTTGATACAGCCGCGTTCGACGGCCAGTTCGTCTACCGAATCAATGGGACCACTGTCGCGACGCGGAGTATCGAGATCCCCGCGGGGGAACGACAGACCGTCGAGTTTGCTGTCGCGTACTCAAAGGTCAAGCGAGCAGTATTCCCACTCACTTCACATCCCGTCACACAGTCTATCACTGTCGGGAACACGTCCCTCGCCAGCCACGATGTCACAGTCCATGGAAGTACCACGGAGACAGCGGCGACTCCAATACCACGAGAAACACCGACCTTTGCGAGCCAACCGGACAACGACACCGGAACAGACGGCGAGACATGTGAACGGGGCTTTTTCAATGAATGTGGGGGAACGACCCTTGATCAAATGACGTTGACACTCGTCGGGACAGTCAGTTCTGTCTTTGCGATGCTCTACGAAATGGCTAGGGGAGCCTGACAGATGGCGCGAGGACTTCCCGCTGTCTGGGGCTCAATCTTTGGCGGTCCGATGATTGCGTCCGGTATCTACTTCTACTGGTTCGCCGCTACGTACCCACTGGTCGCGTCACAACCCGAGACGCCGCCCTCGGTTGGACTCATCACGATGGGGTTCGGTCTGTTCATCACCGGAATGGGGGTGTATGTCCACTCCGTTGCCGCGCCTGAAGCGTTGCAGTTGCGCGACGGCGAGCACATCGTCGAAGACCGAAAGCCTGCACAGCGAAACGCGCTCGCAGAGGCCGGGATTGCTGTCCCCATTCTCGGACTCGGTGGCTACCTGCTGTACGTCACTCAACGCCCGCTGTACCAGCCAACACTCGTGCTCGCTGGCGGACTATTCCTGTTCTCCAGAGGACTGTATCGGTACTGGCAGAACACGCTCACCACCTACTTCCTGACGAATCAGCGAGTCGTTGAAGAGTACCGGTTCGTCTCGCTCCGCCGCAACGAGGTCCCACTGCAGAAGGTCCGCGGTGTTGAGGAATACCGCTCTGTCTGGGACTCCCTGTTCGGGCTGGGGAACGTTGCCGTACGATCCGGTGCTAGCGGTGGACTGACAATCTCCATCAACCAAGTGTACGAACCCGCTGAATTCGGTGATCTGGTTCGTTCTGAACTCACACCGGAGCGAGATGGGGATGTACCGTTCGAAGAGGGACAGACCGCGACGACTGGGGCGACCGGCGGCACGTCGGACTCGCCCACAGTTGCTGACGCCGACGATACCACGGACAATGGGTCGGACGCAGCCAGTCAGTCTGACAGCGGAGCGAGCCCGCAATAGCTACTCGTCGCTGGACTGACCTGACAAGACGTGTCCACCCTCAACGCGATTTCTGCGATAACTGATGCGTCCTTCCACTGCGTGCGGATCAGACGCGATCCTATGTACTATTCAGATGTAGACAAATGATGTAGCGCCGAGGAGGAGATTTGAACTCCTGAGTCCGTGAGGACAGTTGCTCTCGAAGCAACCGCCTTGGCCAGGCTAGGCTACCTCGGCTCATCCCTCAGTACCGCCGTTTGCTCTTTAGGGGTTTCGATTTCGGACTCGACACCCCTTTATCCGACCCGTAACATGACAGGCTATGGATGCTACCGAGGCAAGCGAGGTGTCGAGTCAGATCCTCGATGAGATCGGGGGTGCCGTCATCGCTGACCGCGGCTTCTTCGAGACAGTGCTGCTGGGAGTCGTCGCGAAGGGCCACGTCCTGCTTGAGGACGTGCCCGGCACAGGGAAGACGCTGACCGCCCGCAGCGTCGCAACCGCGCTGGGGCTGTCCTTCTCCCGCATCCAGTTTACGCCGGATCTCCTGCCAGCAGATATCACGGGGACACACATCTTCAACGAGGAGTCACGGAGCTTCGAATTCACCGAGGGACCGGTGTTTGCCAACGTCCTGTTGGCCGACGAGATCAACCGCGCACCGCCAAAGACCCAGTCCGCGCTGCTCGAAGCGATGGAAGAAGGACAGGTCACTGTCGACGGGGACACGTACGACCTGCCCGAACCGTTCTTCGTCATCGCCACCCAGAACCCAGTCGACATGGAGGGGACCTTCGAACTCCCCGAAGCACAGGTCGACCGGTTCCTGGCAAAGACATCACTCGGCTATCCTGACGACGAAGGCGAGGTCGAACTCCTCCGGCGGCGTGCCGGTCGAACGACACAGAGTCCGACCGTAGAACCGGTTCTCAATGCCGAATCAGTCAAAGAACTCCGGAGCGTTCCGGAGACGGTTACCGTCGACGACGACCTGCTGCAGTACATGGCTGACCTCGTCCGGGCGACCAGAGACGACTACCGCGTGGATGTGGGGGTCTCACCGCGTGGGACCCAGCGGCTGTTCGAAGCGACGCGAGCGATGGCGACGATTACCGGCCGAGAGTACGTTGCGCCGGACGATATCAAGCGGGTCGCACAGCCAGTGCTGGCCCACAGGCTCGTATTAACGCCTGATGCCCGCGTCGAGCAAGTCGACAAGGGAACCGTCATCCAGAGCGTCCTCGATGAGGTTCCCGTCCCGACTGTCTAACCCCACGTCCAGTGAGCGTCAAGCGCATACCGATACACGCCAGTGATGACAATGGCCCCGCCATTACCGACCAGCGGCACGACGCCGCCCCAGGTAACAAACGCGTAGAGGAGACCCAATTGGAGCGGAATCGCCGTCCCACGGACGAGGTTTGTTTTCCCTAACCCGAGTACGTACTCCTGCAGGCTCGAATGCTGCGACCGGTGGAACGTCCAAGCGTTGTTGAGAGCGTACTGTAGCAGAATCGTACATTCGATGGCGATAGCGGCTGCGAAAATGTAATTCAGGCCACCGACATCGCTGAACAACCATAAGAGCGCTTGCTGAACCGACGCGGCAAACACACCGACGAGGAAAAACCGGATGAGTTGCTGTCGCCGGGCCGGTGTGACGACAGCAGACGCCATACAGCCTTACTGATAACCGAGTGCCTTTAATCGTGCTGTTATCTCGTCGGATGCCTCGGTGTTTCCAGCCTCCGTCCCGTCGCTGTCGAGTGTAGCGAGGTGGTCAGCGACGGCATCCGACAAGCGGTCGAGGACGGTTGCAGGCGGGTCGGCGTCTGTCGAGTCCGAACACAGATCGACCTGTTCCTCGGGGTCATTCGTCCGGTCGTACAGTTCCTGGTGGCCTGATTCTGTGAATTCGATGTACGTGTAGCGCTCATCGCGTGCGCTGAGGAGGAGTTCCCCGTCCGCACGGCTCCGTGGAATTGGCTGGCTGGTCACGCTTTCGCCTCGGACCGCTGCGGAGACGATGGGACCGCGGTCCTCGATAGCCGTGCCGTGGACCGCCGGGGCGACGGAGGCCCCGTCCCACTCCGCCGCCGGCGTGAGCGACAGCAGATCGCACACTGTCGGCGCGATTGTGTCGAGGCCGACCGGCGTCTCGACCGACTGGTGCTCGCTTTCTGGCGTCGAGACGATGTAGGGAACATCGATGAGTTCCCGATAGAGCTTGGGGTAGTGGGCGAGATGGCCGTGTTCGAGGAATTCCTCGCCGTGGTCGCCGGCTACGATGACGGCAGTGTCGTCGCGGTGGCCTTCAGTCTCAAGGGTATCGAGGAGTCGACCGACACTGGCGTCGACCTGCCGGACCGTCGCCTCGTACAGCGTCCGGAGCGTCTCTAGCGTCCGGTCGTCGACTTCCCAGCCCAGCCCGGTTCGGAGGTGGGAGCTGAGCATCCGGAGGACACCGAAGTGGTTGTCCGACACCTCGCGGATATGCCGCGGGGCCGGGACGTACGGCGTGTGCGTGTCCATGTAGTGGACCCACAGGAAGAACGGTCCGTCGGTCGACTCCAAGAACTCAGTGGCGTGGTCTTCGAGGTCACCCATTCGGGACACATCGGCGAAGGGGCGCTCGTCCGACCCGCCGCTGAGAACGGTCGCAGCGCGCCTGAACGGCGAGGTTCCCAGTTGGACCCATGCCTGAATCGTCGGATGGGCTGCCAGGTACTTGCTGTAGCCGCCGCTATCGACGAACGGCTCGAACTCGTCGAACCCGCGGTCGTACCCCCAGTGGTCGGTGAGAAAGCCGTTTGCGGCGTTAAACCCAGCTGTCTCGATGCCGGCATCGGACACCTGCTCGGCCAGCGTTGGTGTCGACGCCAGACCGATGTCTTCGCTTTCAGTGAACACCGGCCGCGATCCGTGAATGCTAGGGAACGAAAATGGCGTCCAGTTCCCCTGTGCCACGGCATTTTCGAAGACGATGCCCGACTCGGCGAGCGAGTCCATGACAGGGGAGACGCTGTCAGTGCCACCCAGCGCGTCAGCCCGAAGCGAGTCAACCGTGACTAGCACCACGTTATTCGTTGCTGGGGCTGTCATAACCGACCCACCTTCCCCCTCACTCGCAATGTTACCGACGTATCGCGTCCGCAGACTGGGGGTTGCACCCAGCATGTGCCACCGTGTTTTCTCATACCCCCTATACCAGACACTGAATACTGAACGTTCCGGATAAATTCAGAGAGGTATAATAGAACCATACACTGATAAGGTAGAATTAAGTAGCCTTGTGAAACCCTCAAACGCCGATAGGTCTCAGCAGGCGGCTGAATACAGGGAGGTATATCTCGTGCAGTGTTCTATGAGAGAATGACTGAAAAGTGAAATTAACGAAACAATTGATACAAGGCGACTAGAATGACCCAGACACAGGGCTGATGACCGAACACAAACACGAAAACCAGCAACTCTGGAACGAATGGAGCGATGATTTCCAAGCGTTATGGAACGCAAATACCGTGGATGGAGAGCTTCCGCCGGCGCCATCGCCATTCGGTTCGGATGGTCCGGGCGAGCCTCAACCCGACATTCTTGATTCAGTTGCAGAGAAGGACTACGTCGAACTAGGATGTGGAGGCGGCCAAGCAAGTGTCGGGACCGCTAAGCTTGGTGCGGAAACTGTCGTCGGAGTGGATATCTCAGGCGAACAACTGCAGCACGCACGGCAGTTGCGAGATTTCTACGGCGTTGATGCACAGTTTCTCAAAGGAGATATCACGAACCTCCCGCTCCCCGACGACAGCTTCGATGTAGCGTCTTCCGAGACAGTCTACCAGATGATCAAGCATCTCGATGAGGCGTTTCGAGAAGTTCACCGCGTTCTCCGAGATGGCGGCATCTTCGTCCTCAGCGTGCCACATCCCATACACGAGAGTCTGGATGTCGAAAAAGAGATTTTTGAACGCAGCTACTACGACACCGGTCGGCGGGAAATCACGATTAACGACGACTACGAAGCGAACTTGATCGCCTTTGATCACACGGTTGCCGATCTTCACAATTCTCTCGTTGATGCCGGATTCACCGTCAAGCGTCTTCTCGAACCACGGCACCACCAGACCACACTCGATGATCGAAACGATAGCGATCTCCCCGAACTACTGTGGAAGGTGCCGGGGAGCGTTCGCTTCTGGGCCGTTGCAGAGTGAACGTATGAACGGACTTCTTAGTGGGTGTACAATGTTTACGTGTGATCGTCTGGATGATTGCTGACTACAAGCTCTCTATTCACCGCACCGTTTGTATCACCGCCTGAGAGTTTCAACAGAGCCAATTAAACCCCCTCTCCGACAATGACAATCTTGGACGTATTCGATGACCGACCAGATTCAATTTCGGTCCTACAACGACCGGGACGCCGACGCTGTCTGGCGTCTCCACGAATGGGCGATACGAGCGACTGGCAACGACCCCAGCGACATCCCCGGAACGTCGGACCTGCAAAACATCGAGACGCGGTATTTCGACAGCGGCGGCGCGTTTCTCGTCGGCGTCGTTCCCACTGCCGACGACGAACTCCCGGAAACGTTCGACGGCGGCCTGGCCGCGATGGGCGGGTTCCTCCCGAATGACGTCGGCCACGCGGACGAGCGCACCGTCCCCGGCGCGGCCGAGCTCCACCGGATGCGGGTCGCTCCGTCCCGACAGCGGCGTGGCTACGGTCGTCGCCTCCTCCACCAAGTTGAACAACAAGTGGCCGAGCAGGGATATGAAATCCTGCTTGCGACGACATCACAGAGCCAGCCCGCCGCGGTCGCGTTCTACCGCGACGAAGGGTATCAAGAGGTAGACCGGTCAACACAGGGCGAGTACGAACTCGTTCATTTCGAAAAGCGGCTCTGACTGTAGCGCCGGGTCGGCGTTCAGTCGCCGCTGTAGGCGTCGTCAGTGTCCTCACCGAAGGGAGTGTTGAGTCCGCCTGGGCTCTCTCGGTCTTGCTCACGCATACTCTGTCGCGTGAACTGCGGCTTGGCGCGGACGGCCTTTTTGGAGCGGAACGACCACCACAGCGCCAGTGACAGGCCGACGGTTCCAGCGATACCGACACCAGTGGCCGGTAGCGACGCTTGCGTGTATAGGAATGCCGTCGAGAACAGTGTGCTTGCGAGCAACATCCCGAGGATGAGTCGCTTGGTCATCGTCGCGAGCAGACCATCAGAGTCCTCGATGTCTGCCTGCACGCGGAAGTCCTCCCGCTCGACTCTGTCGAGGGCGGACTCCAGTTTTGGCGGGATCCGGACGGCCGACCGAGCGGCGTCGGACACTTCGGTCGCCCGGTCCTCGACGAAGTTCCGCACGCCCTCTGCGAGATATCCTTCCTCGCGGAGGTAGTCGGTGGCAACGCCGATGAAGTCGAAGTCCTCGTCAAGAGTGACACAGACACCCTCAACGACCGTGGCGACGCGCAACACGAGCGCCAGGTTTGCCGGCAGACGAAGCGGGAACTCGTATATCGTGTCTTCGACCTGCTGAATGATCTGTTGGACACGGTACTGCTCGATGTCCTCGCCGCGGGCGTCGGCGATGGCCAGTTCCATCACGTCACCCATCACCTGCCGGTCGGCCTCAGGCGAGAGCGTCCCCATCTCGATAAGAGCATCGAGGATAGCGCTGATATCCTGATCGGCGACAGCGGCGTAGAAGTCGATGATCTTGTCCTGCACGAACGGGTCGACCCGGCCGGACATCCCGAAGTCGTAGAAGACGAGTGTCCCGTCGTCCTGCACAGCGAGGTTCCCGGGATGGGGGTCGGCGTGAAACACGCCGTCGTCGATAATCATCTGCAGGTACGCCCGCTGGAGCGTCTCGGCCAGCTCCGTCCGGTTGATCCCGCCCGCGTCAAGGCTATCGATGTCGTTGATTTTCGTGCCGGGAACGTACTCCATCGTCAGGACGCGCCGGGTGGAGTGAGACTCCTTGACATCGGGGATACAGATGCGGTCGTTATCCCTGAAGTTCTCTCGAATTTCGGTGAGCATCCGACCCTCTCGCTGGTAGTCCATCTCCTCGCGGATAGTCTTCGAGAACTCGTCGGCGAGCGTCTCCAGCGAGAACGACCGGGAGTCGTCGATGAAATACATCAGCAGGGGGAGCGACCAGCGGACGACCCGCAGGTCGGCCTCAACGAGCGCTTCGATGCCCGGGCGGCGAATCTTGACAGCGACTTTCTCGCCGTCGATTTCTGCCAGATACACCTGTCCGAGCGATGCGCCGCTTATCGCCTCTCTTTCGAATTCATCGAAGCGGTCATCGACGGGCCCCAGCTCGTCCTCGATGACGACCCGTGCCTCGTCCCAGTCAGCCGGTGGTACGCGGTCCTGCAGCTTCGAGAACTCCTCGATATACTCCGGGGGCAGGACGTCCGGCCGCGTCGAGAGGATCTGCCCGAGTTTGATGAACGTCGGGCCGAGCGTTAGTAACGAATCGAGCAGCTGTTGTGCACGTTCGCGACGCTGTTCGGGCGTGACGCGGCGCGATGAGCCGATCACGAAGAACCGTTTTCGGTCTCGTGCGTACGCGACCAACAGGGGCAGGAAGTGGCGTGCAACGACGAGGAACCGCCAGTACGCGCGAAGATTCACCGGCTTGCCACCTCTGAGTCAGTCCCCGTCGATCGGGATCGTGGTGCTCGGTGCGGCTGTCGCCTTCGGCAGGCGGAGTTCGAGGACACCGTTTTCGACGGTCCCCTCCCCGCCCTGTCCGGTCGTGTCCGGCGGGAGCGGGAGTTCGGCATCAAGGAACACGGAGCGGTCCTCGCGGACAAAGGTGAACTCGCCGGGCACGTCCTTGGTCCGTTGCCCGTCGATCCGAAGGCGGCCCCCTTCAACAGTCACGTCGATTGTCTCCGCGGTCACACCCGGTAGATCGAGCACGAGCAAGTATTCGTCCTCGGATTCGAGCACGTCCGCGAACACGGCGTCGGGAAGGTCCCGAAGCGCTTCTCGCAGGGCAGACATACGCTCGTCTAGGTGGTACGCTGTGGTAAACCCGACGGTCTCTGCTACTACAGGAGTGTGGAGAGGAGTGCGATGCTACCGATGATAACCGCGAGAAGCCCGAATACAGTTTCGGCGATAGCACCCCGAACAATCCGCCGGGCAGTGCCACGCTCGCTGGTGTCAGAGATAACGAACACCGGCGTCGCGTTGCCATCCCCGACGATAGCATCGACCAGATTGCTGCCCCACGCTGTTGCGGGGCCGCGCATCGCCTGACCGTAGACGTATACATCCTCGCCAACGTCCAGTCGACGCTCGGTAAAGCGCTGTTTGTTCCCTAGGCTGATCTCCGTCACGAGCAGGTTCACCGACCCGTCCTGCGCCTCGACGCCCTCCGTTCGCTCGACGTAATCGGCTAGGCGCTCGGGGAGTTCAGTCCCCGGAGAAACCGTCACAGATTGGGATTCAAATCGTACGTCCGCCCCGTCTGGGTTCACTCGAACGCGTGCGTTCCCGTCGTCAACGATGAAGTCGACGCCGTCCTGCCCCTCGTCCAGCGTCTCCCAGTTTGAATGTTTGCCCGACGACCGGTACTCCTCGACCTCGTAGGTGTAGGCCAGACACTCGCTACCGGTAAAAGGGGCGGTGACGGTTCCGGCATCATCGCTGGCGACGGCTGTGCCAGTGATTTCGACGGGACCAGTGTGCCCGTCGAGTGAGCGCACCGAGACCGGGTCGTTTCGAAGAATGTGGAACACCGTTTTGAGTTCCCGGCCGCCGCGGAAGAGGACGAAACCGCCGATGGTCAGGAACACGATGCCGACCAGTTGCGGGAGGACCATACGTCGATGCCGGACCCGACCGACGAAAAACGTTCCCAGTCCGTGTAGACATGTGGCGGATGTGCCGTGGCTACTCGGGGCGTTTTTGCCACAGTACCCACTAGCAAGGGTATGGCTGGCTCCCCGCCGTCGGAGGCCGAGTCGCTCGCGCTGAAGACTGCCCGCAGACAGCTCGGTAGCTTCGCTGTCCCCGTCGACCGTACAGACAGGATTCCGCTCTCAGTTGCTGTCGGACGAGTCCTAGCGACAGACGCGACGGCGAACAAACCTGTTGAGGAAGCAGATATCTCGGTCGACGACACCGTCTTCAGCCAGGGCCATCAGGTGCGGCCTGGCGACGTGGGACTGCTGAGAGCAACCGGCGTCTCCGAACTTCTCGTCCGCCAGCGACCGCAGATCGGAATCGTCCCGACTGACGACGAACCCCGAGCAGATGCCAGCGCAGCCGGCAAGGTCGAGACGGCGGGGTTTACGCTGGCGCAGTACGTCGACCGGTGGGGCGGGAAGGTGACCTACCGGGACCCCGTCGTCGACGATGCTCCGGCGCTCCGAATGGCCGTCCAGCGCGACCTCACCCGTGATGCGCTCGTCATCACCGGGACCGAGCCGGGGGATACGCTTCGAGAGATCGTTGCGGATCTCGGTGAGGTGTTCACCGACTACGTCGATATCGACCCAGGCCAGCGGACGGGCGTCGCTGTCGTCGAGGACCGCCCGGTCCTGCTGTTACCAGAGTCGCCAATTGCAGCACGCGTCGGTGCGGTACAGCTCCTTCGTCCGCTACTGAAGGCGTTTGCCGATGCACCGCTGTCTGCACATCCAGAGACACGAGCGACGCTGGCGGAGCAGGTCGACAGTCAGAACGCGGTCCGGACGTTTACTCCGGTCGCCGTGAGCGACGGAACGGCGACGCCGCTCCCCGGCGTTGACCTCGCGACAGCGACCCGGGCTGACGGCTGGGTATCCGTGGCCGCTGACGAGGCTGGTATCGATGCCGGAACGACCGTCACTGTGGAAAACTGGGACTACCTGCCCTGAGACGACGCCAGGTCGAGCAGCGTCCCGACGCGTTTGTCACCACGCACGCACCGGCCTGTCTCTGCCGGGGACCGCCGGCCGACGTGGACGCCATCGAGGCCTGCGTTCCACGCCGCGCCGATGTCTGACGGATTATCTCCAGCCAGCACGCCGCTGTGGCCGTTGTACCAGACATCCATCTCCCGCATCGCCAGTTCCACCGGCTTTGGATCGGGCTTCCAGCCGATGTCGTCGTCACAGCAGACGACCGTCTCGAACCAGTCGGCGATGTCCAGATGATCGAGTACCGGTTCGGTGAGGTACTGCTGGCAGTGTGTGACCAGTCCGACCGGTGTATCGAGGGTGGCGAGGAACGTCTCGGCGTCGTCGTAGAGATACGTCGCCTCGGCCCGAGCAATGGGGTCTTCCTCCTCGTGGAACAGCCGCCAGAACTCCTGCTGGTCGACGTTGCGCTCCGCAAGCGTTTGCGACCGTGTCCCACCGAATCCGTACCAGAGTGCATCCCGTTCCCGGTCGGTGAACTCGACGCCGAGGCGGTCGCCGACGGCGCCCATTACCTTCCGGGGGTACGCTGGCTCGATATCGACGAGCGTCCCGTCGAGGTCGAACAGCCAGAAGTCGTAGTCGGTGGTCATGAGGATAGATTATTTAGCGATTCTCTGATAAAGTCTTTCGGGCCCTACGACCGGTTTTGGTGTGTATAACCGCTCTGTAGCCACTGACTACAGAGCCGCGTCTCGTTTCACGTCACCTGAATCGAGCTACCGAGGTACTTGTTGACGACCTCGCGGACCGACCCGGCGTTAAACAGGGCCAGATTGTTCGCGATTTCAGCTTTCAGTGACTCCAGATACGCCTCGTCGGTTCTGAACTCACTGAACGACGCCGAAATGACTGGACAGCCGAGTTCGTCTTCGACGAGCCGACGGAAGTGCGGTTCGTCAGCGAGTTCGCCCCGCCAGAGCGTGTCCCGGAAGAACAGCCAGCCGCTTTCACCCGGGTCGTCAGCTACCCGATACAGCGTCGTCTCGAACTGGTCGGGGTCGGTCCACAGCCCATCAGCGTCTGGCTCCAGCCGGAGTTCCACCCGGAATACGTACCGGGCGGTTGCGTTGTCGGAATCAGTCGGCTGGAGGGAGGCGAGTCTATCAGCCGTGTCCACAGTCACACCGTCAGTCGTGGATGCCGTTCAGTCGCTCGGCGAGGTCGATGTCGTTTTCCGTGATGCCGCCGGCGTCGTGGGTCGTGAGTCGAACTTCGACCTCACCCCAGCGAATGGTCATCTCCGGGTGATGCCACGCGTCCTCGGCGAGGCCGGCTGCGGCGCTCAGAAAGCCCGACGCGTCCAGATAGCCGTCGAACTCGAAGACGCGAACGATCTCGTCGTCTTCGCGGGCCCATTCCTCGGGTAGCCGGTCGCTAATCTCGTCGTCAGAGAGCAAGTCTGCCATATCGGCTACGTCGGGCGGCGTGGGCAAAAAGGTGGGCGTGGTCAGTCGTCGGAGAGTCGGTCGAGCATCGCGTTCGGGATCTCGTCGCGCATCCCGTCGGGAATGTCCTCGACCGACATGCCCTGGGTGAACTCGGGCGGGGTAGCCTGGTCGGGGCCGCCGAAGTCCGGGTCGAACAACTGGAGCGCCGTGTGAATCGTCGACCAGTCATCTTCCTCCGCGGCGTCGCGTAGACTCTTGGTCGGTGCGGCGAGGATCTGCGAGACGATAGCGTCGGCCATTGCTTCAACGACCTCTGCCTGGTCATCGTCGAAGTCAGCCGCTGAAAGCGCGCTATTTATCTCTGCAGCCTTGACCTGTTCAGCACTCTCGTACATCGTCGAAATGACCCTGTCAGCGCGTTTGCGCTTGTACTGCGTGAGCAGGCGGTCGAACTCCTCGTCGACGATACGTTCGACCGCCTCAGCGGCTCGTTGCCGCTTGTTCCGTGTTTCGGCGGTCACCGACTCCAGCGCGTCGAGGTCATACACTGTCACCGACGGAAGGCGGTCCGCGCCCGCCGGGACATCACGCGGCTGGGCAATATCGACAATGGATACATCGCCGGAATCGCTGAAGGTCCCAATATCGAACACCTGGTCGCCGCTTCCCGTTGCCGAAATGACGGCACTGGCCTCGGAGACGGCCGCTTCGATGCCGTCGAGCGCAACCGCACTGGCGTCGATGTCGACTGAGTCGGCAATATGCTCCGCGTGTGGGACTGTCCGGTTGGCCACGAGTAGCCGGTCTACCTCCTC from Haloarcula sp. H-GB4 harbors:
- a CDS encoding MoxR family ATPase, giving the protein MDATEASEVSSQILDEIGGAVIADRGFFETVLLGVVAKGHVLLEDVPGTGKTLTARSVATALGLSFSRIQFTPDLLPADITGTHIFNEESRSFEFTEGPVFANVLLADEINRAPPKTQSALLEAMEEGQVTVDGDTYDLPEPFFVIATQNPVDMEGTFELPEAQVDRFLAKTSLGYPDDEGEVELLRRRAGRTTQSPTVEPVLNAESVKELRSVPETVTVDDDLLQYMADLVRATRDDYRVDVGVSPRGTQRLFEATRAMATITGREYVAPDDIKRVAQPVLAHRLVLTPDARVEQVDKGTVIQSVLDEVPVPTV
- a CDS encoding AarF/ABC1/UbiB kinase family protein; translation: MNLRAYWRFLVVARHFLPLLVAYARDRKRFFVIGSSRRVTPEQRRERAQQLLDSLLTLGPTFIKLGQILSTRPDVLPPEYIEEFSKLQDRVPPADWDEARVVIEDELGPVDDRFDEFEREAISGASLGQVYLAEIDGEKVAVKIRRPGIEALVEADLRVVRWSLPLLMYFIDDSRSFSLETLADEFSKTIREEMDYQREGRMLTEIRENFRDNDRICIPDVKESHSTRRVLTMEYVPGTKINDIDSLDAGGINRTELAETLQRAYLQMIIDDGVFHADPHPGNLAVQDDGTLVFYDFGMSGRVDPFVQDKIIDFYAAVADQDISAILDALIEMGTLSPEADRQVMGDVMELAIADARGEDIEQYRVQQIIQQVEDTIYEFPLRLPANLALVLRVATVVEGVCVTLDEDFDFIGVATDYLREEGYLAEGVRNFVEDRATEVSDAARSAVRIPPKLESALDRVEREDFRVQADIEDSDGLLATMTKRLILGMLLASTLFSTAFLYTQASLPATGVGIAGTVGLSLALWWSFRSKKAVRAKPQFTRQSMREQDRESPGGLNTPFGEDTDDAYSGD
- a CDS encoding GNAT family N-acetyltransferase gives rise to the protein MTDQIQFRSYNDRDADAVWRLHEWAIRATGNDPSDIPGTSDLQNIETRYFDSGGAFLVGVVPTADDELPETFDGGLAAMGGFLPNDVGHADERTVPGAAELHRMRVAPSRQRRGYGRRLLHQVEQQVAEQGYEILLATTSQSQPAAVAFYRDEGYQEVDRSTQGEYELVHFEKRL
- a CDS encoding GtrA family protein; the protein is MASAVVTPARRQQLIRFFLVGVFAASVQQALLWLFSDVGGLNYIFAAAIAIECTILLQYALNNAWTFHRSQHSSLQEYVLGLGKTNLVRGTAIPLQLGLLYAFVTWGGVVPLVGNGGAIVITGVYRYALDAHWTWG
- a CDS encoding sulfatase-like hydrolase/transferase; the encoded protein is MTAPATNNVVLVTVDSLRADALGGTDSVSPVMDSLAESGIVFENAVAQGNWTPFSFPSIHGSRPVFTESEDIGLASTPTLAEQVSDAGIETAGFNAANGFLTDHWGYDRGFDEFEPFVDSGGYSKYLAAHPTIQAWVQLGTSPFRRAATVLSGGSDERPFADVSRMGDLEDHATEFLESTDGPFFLWVHYMDTHTPYVPAPRHIREVSDNHFGVLRMLSSHLRTGLGWEVDDRTLETLRTLYEATVRQVDASVGRLLDTLETEGHRDDTAVIVAGDHGEEFLEHGHLAHYPKLYRELIDVPYIVSTPESEHQSVETPVGLDTIAPTVCDLLSLTPAAEWDGASVAPAVHGTAIEDRGPIVSAAVRGESVTSQPIPRSRADGELLLSARDERYTYIEFTESGHQELYDRTNDPEEQVDLCSDSTDADPPATVLDRLSDAVADHLATLDSDGTEAGNTEASDEITARLKALGYQ
- a CDS encoding class I SAM-dependent methyltransferase — translated: MTEHKHENQQLWNEWSDDFQALWNANTVDGELPPAPSPFGSDGPGEPQPDILDSVAEKDYVELGCGGGQASVGTAKLGAETVVGVDISGEQLQHARQLRDFYGVDAQFLKGDITNLPLPDDSFDVASSETVYQMIKHLDEAFREVHRVLRDGGIFVLSVPHPIHESLDVEKEIFERSYYDTGRREITINDDYEANLIAFDHTVADLHNSLVDAGFTVKRLLEPRHHQTTLDDRNDSDLPELLWKVPGSVRFWAVAE
- a CDS encoding PH domain-containing protein gives rise to the protein MARGLPAVWGSIFGGPMIASGIYFYWFAATYPLVASQPETPPSVGLITMGFGLFITGMGVYVHSVAAPEALQLRDGEHIVEDRKPAQRNALAEAGIAVPILGLGGYLLYVTQRPLYQPTLVLAGGLFLFSRGLYRYWQNTLTTYFLTNQRVVEEYRFVSLRRNEVPLQKVRGVEEYRSVWDSLFGLGNVAVRSGASGGLTISINQVYEPAEFGDLVRSELTPERDGDVPFEEGQTATTGATGGTSDSPTVADADDTTDNGSDAASQSDSGASPQ